The segment GGTCATGGCCTAACTGTATAGAAAACTGCACAGATCACCAGTCCCCTCCAGCTCGCCGCCCACGATCCGGTCGGCCAGTGCCTCCAGGCACGGGACCGTCCTAGAAGAAAAAGGCACACCCGACCATGGACACCCTGAGCGACGCCTTCAGTCCGGCCGACGATGACCCAGACGGCCCGCCCGCCGCGGCAGCCGTCCACTGCGGGGCTTCCGTATCTCGCTCTCTATTCTCTCCAAAGACAGGTGACTTACTCCGGAGAGATTCGCTGCATTACTGGATTTACAGACAATCCAGGAACTTCTTCGATCAGCCGAGAATACGCCACTTGCAGGAAGCGAAGAAATTCACTTACGAGCTCTTCGCGCCCCACGTGCGCCCACACTTGATGCTTCGATGAACTCACCGCAACGAGATTACCATCTCGGCGCAGATGAATAACCTCATCATTCTCGGTGAACCCGAATGCGGCATCGTCACCTGACGAGATGCGCTTAACCGCACCAGAGAGCGACAAGGCAAGGTCGACGAGGGTCACAAATCGCTTCCTTGAGACGATCTCGACGTCGCCAACCGCCAGTTCGAAGTTCACTCCGAAATATTTGTAGCGGAGGTCCATCTCAGTGATGGAAGCCGGATCTCCCTGCCGGGCTGCATCCCAGGTCTTGAGCCAGGCCGAACCTGGATCCGGAAGGTTGAAGGAGACATGAATCACGTATTTCCTCACTTGCCACTCACCTAGTACGGAAACGCCGTTACAACTTTTCCGTCGTTTACTATTACACGGACACCGGCTAGCTCGCCACCACCATTCGCCGGCCCCGCTCTCGCGACAGGGGTTCCGAAATCCCACTCGTATATCTGACCAGGCCGCGCCTCGCCCGGCAGCAGAGGCTCCTGACGGACGAGCCATTGCGGGTGTGGGCCGTGCTGGCGGAAGGCGCACTCCATCAAGAGGTTGGCGGACCGGCTGTCCTGTGCGAACAGTTGCGCCACTTGGAGGGCCTGACGGCCTCCCCGAACGTAACGATCCAGGTCATCCCGTTCCGAGCAGGCGCGCATGCCAGCATGGCCGGCCCCTACGTCATTCTCGGCTTCCCCGAGCTGGGGGCATCGGACGTGGTTCTGCTCGATAATCCTTCCGGCTGCATGTGGCTGGAGCAGCCCCCACAGATCGCCGAATACCAGGGTCTCTGGGACGACGTCCGCACTCGGGCTCTGTCACCCGTCGAGTCCGCAGCCAAGATCACCGCGCTGAAAACGAGCAAGGAGCCCGCAGCACCATGACCGAGACAGCCGCGACGCCCCCATCCCACTGGCGTAAAAGCAGCTACAGCGGCGGCAACAACGAATGCATGGAGGTTGCCGCCCTCGTAACGGGCGGCATCGCGGTCCGCGATTCCAAGGCCCCGGAGGGGCCGGTGCTGGCCTTCGGGGCGGGCGCCTGGCAGGCGTTCGTGGAGGAAGCGCGGGAGCACCTCATTGGCTCTGCGTGGGCCCGCGATCGAATATTTGGGTCCAAGTAACTTACTTCAATCTAAGTTAGGTGAATCCAAGTCGCGTCAGCGCTCCGTCAGGCTCGCGATCAGCTCGTCCGCCGCCGCGTAGGGGTCCAGTTCGCCGCCCATGATGCGGTCGGCGAGGGCGTCGAGGCGGCGGTCGCCGTGGAGGTCGCCGATGCGCTCGCGGAGGGCGGTGACGGCGATGTGCTCGACCTCGAGGGCGGCGCGGCGGCGGCGGCGGGCGGCGAGGACGGCGTGCTCTTCCATCCAGGCGCGGTGTTTTTCGAGGGAGGCGACGACTTCGTCGATGCCTTCGCCGCGGGAGGCGACGGTTTTGACGATGGGGGGTCGCCAGTCGCCGGGGGCGCGGGATTCGCCGAGGGCGAGCATGTTGTTGAGCTCGCGGGCGGTGGAGTCGGCGCCGTCGCGGTCGGCTTTGTTGACGACGTAGAGGTCGCCGATTTCGAGGATGCCGGCCTTGGCGGCCTGGATGCCGTCGCCCATGCCGGGGGCGAGGAGGACGACGCAGGTGTCGGCCTGGGCGGCGATCTCGACCTCGGACTGGCCGACGCCGACGGTCTCGACGAGGACGATGTCGCAGCCGGCGGCGTCGAGGACGCGGATGGCCTGGGGGGCGGCCACGGCGAGGCCGCCGAGGTGGCCTCGGGTGGCCATGGAGCGGATGAAGACGCCGGGGTCGGAGGCGTGGTCGGACATGCGTACGCGGTCGCCGAGGAGGGCTCCGCCGGAGAAGGGCGAGGAGGGGTCGACGGCCAGGACGCCGACGCGCTTGCCGGCCCGGCGGTAGGCCGAGACGAGGGCCGACGTGGACGTGGACTTGCCTACGCCCGGGGAGCCGGTGAGGCCGACCACGTACGCGCCGCCGGTGAGCGGCGCGAGCGCGGCCATGACGTCACGCAGCTGCGGGGACGCCCCCTCCACGAGGGAGATCAGGCGGGCGACGGCACGGGGGCGGCCCTGCCGTGCCTGCTCGACAAGGGTGGGGACGTCCAGCATCGGCTGAGGCTCCTTACTTGCCGGGCACGCGGATGATCAGAGCATCGCCCTGGCCGCCGCCACCGCACAAGGCGGCCGCGCCGACGCCGCCGCCGCGCCGCTGCAGCTCAAGGGCGAGGTGCAGGACGACACGGGCGCCGGACATCCCGATCGGGTGACCGAGGGCGATCGCACCGCCGTTCACGTTCACCTTTTCGGGGGTCACGCCCAGGTCCTTCATGGACTGGACGGCAACCGCGGCGAAGGCCTCGTTGATCTCGATGAGGTCGAGGTCGGAGACGGACAGGCCGTCCTTCTTCAGGGCGTGGGCGATCGCGTTGGACGGCTGGGACTGGAGCGAGTTGTCCGGGCCGGCGACGTTGCCGTGGGCGCCGATCTCGGCGATCCACTCAAGGCCGAGCTCCTCGGCCTTGGCCTTGCTCATCACGACGACCGCGGCGGCGCCGTCGCTGATCTGCGAGGAGGTGCCGGCGGTGATCGTGCCGTCCTTGGTGAAGGCGGGGCGGAGCTTGCCCAGGGACTCCGCGGTCGTCTCGGCGCGGATGCCCTCATCCTGGCTGAAGACGACCGGCTCGCCCTTGCGCTGCGGGATCTCGACGGGGGTGATCTCGGCCTCGAACAGGCCGTTCTTCTGGGCGGCGGCGGCGCGCTGGTGGGACAGTGCGGCGATCTCGTCCTGCTCGGCGCGGCCGAGGCCCAGGCGGGTGTTGTGCTTGTCGGTGGACTCGCCCATCGGGATGTTGTCGAAGGCGTCGGTGAGGCCGTCGTAGGCCATCGCGTCGAGCATCTCGATGGCGCCGTACTTGAAGCCCTCGCGGGACTTGGGCAGCAGGTGCGGGGCGTTGGTCATGGACTCCTGGCCGCCGGCCACGACGACGTCGAACTCACCGGCGCGGATCAGCTGGGCGGCCAGGGCGATGGCGTCGAGCCCGGACAGGCACACCTTGTTGATGGTGAGCGAGGGGACGTTCATCGGGATGCCGGCGTTGACGGCGGCCTGGCGGGCCGGCATCTGCCCGGCGCCCGCCTGCAGGACCTGGCCCATGATCACGTACTGGACCTGGTCGCCGCTGATCCCCGCCCGGTCGAGGGCGGCCTTGATGGCGATGCCACCCAGTTGGGCGCCACTGAAGCCGCGCAAGGACCCGAGGAGGCGGCCCATGGGCGTACGCGCTCCCGCGACGATCACTGAGGTTCGTGCTGCCTGGCTGTCCTGGCTGGTCAT is part of the Streptomyces sp. NBC_01262 genome and harbors:
- the meaB gene encoding methylmalonyl Co-A mutase-associated GTPase MeaB; amino-acid sequence: MLDVPTLVEQARQGRPRAVARLISLVEGASPQLRDVMAALAPLTGGAYVVGLTGSPGVGKSTSTSALVSAYRRAGKRVGVLAVDPSSPFSGGALLGDRVRMSDHASDPGVFIRSMATRGHLGGLAVAAPQAIRVLDAAGCDIVLVETVGVGQSEVEIAAQADTCVVLLAPGMGDGIQAAKAGILEIGDLYVVNKADRDGADSTARELNNMLALGESRAPGDWRPPIVKTVASRGEGIDEVVASLEKHRAWMEEHAVLAARRRRRAALEVEHIAVTALRERIGDLHGDRRLDALADRIMGGELDPYAAADELIASLTER
- a CDS encoding DUF397 domain-containing protein yields the protein MTETAATPPSHWRKSSYSGGNNECMEVAALVTGGIAVRDSKAPEGPVLAFGAGAWQAFVEEAREHLIGSAWARDRIFGSK
- a CDS encoding DUF5753 domain-containing protein, producing MTRPRLARQQRLLTDEPLRVWAVLAEGALHQEVGGPAVLCEQLRHLEGLTASPNVTIQVIPFRAGAHASMAGPYVILGFPELGASDVVLLDNPSGCMWLEQPPQIAEYQGLWDDVRTRALSPVESAAKITALKTSKEPAAP
- a CDS encoding acetyl-CoA C-acetyltransferase, producing the protein MIVAGARTPMGRLLGSLRGFSGAQLGGIAIKAALDRAGISGDQVQYVIMGQVLQAGAGQMPARQAAVNAGIPMNVPSLTINKVCLSGLDAIALAAQLIRAGEFDVVVAGGQESMTNAPHLLPKSREGFKYGAIEMLDAMAYDGLTDAFDNIPMGESTDKHNTRLGLGRAEQDEIAALSHQRAAAAQKNGLFEAEITPVEIPQRKGEPVVFSQDEGIRAETTAESLGKLRPAFTKDGTITAGTSSQISDGAAAVVVMSKAKAEELGLEWIAEIGAHGNVAGPDNSLQSQPSNAIAHALKKDGLSVSDLDLIEINEAFAAVAVQSMKDLGVTPEKVNVNGGAIALGHPIGMSGARVVLHLALELQRRGGGVGAAALCGGGGQGDALIIRVPGK